A section of the Thauera chlorobenzoica genome encodes:
- a CDS encoding TRZ/ATZ family hydrolase, which produces MTEAIDLLIHARWTVPVEPAATVLDNHSIAVRDGRIVAALPRADALTRFRAARQVELPEHVLIPGLVNLHTHAAMSLMRGLADDLPLMRWLEDAIWPAEGRHISPAFVRDGTLLAAAEMLRGGITTCSDMYFYPEAAADAFAEAGMRAVLGLVMLEFPTPYASDADDCLRKGLAARERWLGHPLISFSIAPHAPYTVSDASFVRARALADELKLALHVHIHETAGEIRNALAANGMRPLTRLARLGLLGENFIGVHAVHVDESDIELLSRHNCSIAHCPTSNMKLASGIAPVPRLLEAGLRIGLGTDGAASNNRLDLFQEMRHAALLAKVGALDATAVPAHTALHMATLAGAQALGLDAAIGSITPGKQADLCAIRLDGLESRPCFDPVSHLVYVAGREHVTHVWVNGESRVDKGVPLLHINDSELLRAVSMWQTKIVN; this is translated from the coding sequence GTGACCGAAGCCATCGACCTGTTGATCCACGCCCGCTGGACCGTCCCCGTCGAGCCTGCCGCGACCGTTCTCGACAACCACTCGATCGCCGTGCGCGATGGCCGCATCGTCGCGGCCCTGCCCCGTGCCGATGCACTCACTCGCTTCCGCGCGGCAAGGCAGGTCGAACTGCCCGAACATGTGCTGATCCCCGGCCTGGTCAATCTGCACACTCACGCGGCGATGAGCCTGATGCGCGGCCTCGCCGACGATCTTCCCCTGATGCGCTGGCTGGAGGACGCGATCTGGCCCGCCGAAGGCCGGCACATCTCGCCGGCCTTCGTGCGCGACGGCACCTTGCTCGCCGCCGCCGAGATGCTGCGCGGTGGGATCACCACCTGCAGCGACATGTACTTTTATCCCGAGGCCGCCGCCGACGCCTTCGCCGAGGCGGGCATGCGTGCAGTCCTCGGCCTGGTGATGCTGGAATTTCCCACTCCCTACGCGAGCGATGCCGACGACTGCCTGCGCAAGGGCCTGGCCGCCCGCGAGCGCTGGCTCGGCCACCCGCTGATCTCGTTTTCGATTGCACCGCACGCGCCCTACACGGTTTCCGACGCCAGTTTCGTTCGCGCCCGTGCGCTTGCCGACGAGCTCAAGCTTGCGCTCCACGTCCACATCCACGAAACCGCCGGTGAAATCCGCAATGCCCTCGCCGCCAACGGCATGCGCCCCCTCACCCGCCTGGCCAGGCTCGGCCTGCTCGGCGAAAACTTCATCGGCGTCCACGCCGTGCATGTAGACGAAAGCGACATCGAGCTCCTCTCCCGCCACAACTGCAGCATCGCCCACTGCCCGACGTCGAACATGAAGCTCGCCAGCGGCATCGCACCGGTGCCGCGCCTGCTCGAGGCCGGCCTTCGAATCGGTCTCGGCACCGACGGTGCGGCCAGCAACAATCGCCTCGACCTGTTCCAGGAAATGCGCCACGCCGCCCTCCTCGCCAAGGTCGGCGCCCTCGATGCAACGGCCGTTCCCGCCCATACGGCGCTGCACATGGCGACGCTGGCCGGAGCCCAGGCACTCGGGCTGGACGCTGCCATCGGCTCCATCACCCCTGGAAAGCAGGCCGACCTGTGCGCCATCCGCCTCGATGGCCTGGAGAGCCGCCCCTGTTTCGACCCGGTGTCGCATCTTGTTTACGTTGCCGGTCGCGAGCACGTCACCCATGTGTGGGTAAACGGCGAATCCCGCGTCGACAAAGGCGTTCCGCTGTTGCATATTAACGACAGTGAATTGCTCCGTGCAGTTTCAATGTGGCAAACTAAAATTGTTAATTGA
- a CDS encoding OmpA family protein gives MIKQTKKQMLMLAAIASIGLSAPSAFAQVKDVVVDGTGEIPYVIDSRKVVARSGTGLCWRTGYWSPAAASTAMAGEFPAGCACDSDIVAKDKCVAPVAAAAPAPAPAPKPTADKIKLSADALFDFDKAVLKPEGQAKLNELAAKAKSLKLEVILAVGHTDRIGSDAYNQRLSERRAAAVKTYLVSQGVDANRIYTEGKGETQPVTGKQCDNVRGRAAQISCLQPDRRVEVEVIGSK, from the coding sequence ATGATCAAACAAACCAAGAAGCAGATGCTCATGCTGGCCGCCATCGCCTCGATCGGTCTGTCCGCCCCCAGCGCATTCGCGCAAGTCAAGGATGTAGTCGTCGACGGCACGGGCGAAATCCCCTACGTCATCGATTCCCGCAAGGTCGTCGCCCGCAGCGGTACCGGCCTGTGCTGGCGCACCGGCTACTGGAGCCCGGCGGCCGCGTCGACCGCGATGGCAGGCGAATTCCCGGCCGGCTGCGCGTGCGACTCCGACATCGTCGCCAAGGACAAGTGCGTCGCCCCGGTTGCCGCCGCCGCCCCGGCCCCGGCACCCGCACCGAAGCCCACCGCCGACAAGATCAAGCTCTCGGCCGACGCCCTGTTCGACTTTGACAAGGCCGTCCTCAAGCCCGAAGGCCAGGCCAAGCTCAACGAACTGGCCGCAAAGGCCAAGTCGCTGAAGCTCGAAGTGATCCTCGCCGTCGGCCACACCGACCGCATCGGCTCCGACGCTTACAACCAGCGCCTCTCCGAGCGCCGCGCCGCCGCAGTGAAGACCTATCTCGTCTCCCAGGGCGTCGACGCCAACCGCATCTACACCGAAGGCAAGGGCGAAACCCAGCCTGTCACCGGCAAGCAGTGCGACAACGTCCGTGGCCGCGCCGCGCAGATTTCCTGCCTGCAGCCGGATCGCCGCGTCGAAGTGGAAGTCATCGGCTCCAAGTGA